CCGCCGAACAATCCGGAAAGGGCGGAACGCAACGGCGCACCTCCGTCCGCTGGAAAATGTTCCTGCTCCTGCTCGTTCTGGTTTCCGTCAACTACATCGACCGCGGCTCCATTTCTGTCGCGCTGCCCATCATCCAAAAGGAATTCAACCTCGCTCCGGAGTTGGTGGGCCTGCTGTTGTCCGCTTTCTTCTGGACCTACGCCCTGATGCAGGTTCCCGTGGGCTGGCTGATCGACAAATTCGGTCCCCGCAAGGTCATGACCGCTTCCTGCATCGGCTGGGGTGCTGCGACAGCGGCGTCCGGCATGGCCGGCGGCTTCCTGAGCATGTTCATCGCCCGGCTTGGAATCGGCGTGACCGAAGCCGGCGTGATGCCTGCCGGCGGAAAGCTCAACGCAATCTGGATGCACAAGTCCGAACGAGGCCGCGGCGCGACCATCCTTGACGCCGGCGCACCCTTGGGAGCAGGGCTGGGCGGCATCATCATCGCCGGCCTCATCGCCTCCACCGGCAGCTGGCGCTGGTCCTTCGTCATCGCCGGCGCCGCCACCGTCCTCATGGGCCTGGCCGTCTGGTGGTACGTCCGGGACAACCCCCGCCAGCACCGCGGCGTCAATGATGCCGAGGCCTCCTACATCGAAGCCTCCCACGCTGCCGAGGACGCCGAAGCAGCCATGGACGGCAGCAAGGGCAAGCGAGGCCTGCTCCCCTACCTCAAGTTCCGCTCCTTCTGGGCCATGTGCCTGGGCTGGCTGGGATTCAACGGCGTGTTCTATGGCCTGCTGACCTGGGGCCCGCTGTACCTGGCGCAGGCCAAGGGCTTCGACCTGAAGACCATCGGCTGGTCCACCCTGGTGATCTTCGGCGCCGGGTTCGTCGGCGAGATCATCGGCGGCACCATCGCCGACAAGTGGCGCGCCTCGGGCGCCTCCGCGAACATGGTGATGCGGACCCTCCTGGGCATCTCCAGCGCCATCGTCGTGGCGGGGCTGGTGGGCGTGACCGTTGTCCCGGACGCCACCACCGCCGTGGTCCTGCTCTCCGTGGTCCTGTTCTTCCTGCGCTGGGTGGGCCTGTTCTGGAGCATCCCCTCCATCCTGGGCGGCCGCACCAACGCCGGCGTCCTGGGCGGGGCCATGAACCTCAGCGGCAACATCTCCGGCTTTGTCACCCCCATCGTCGTCGGCCTGATCGTGGGCGCCACCGGCTCCTACACCTGGGCGCTGCTGTACTTCGTGGGTTCCGCCGTGATCATGGGCGCATCAGTGCTCACCCTGAACTACAACAAGCGGCTTCCTGTCTAAGCTGACCCTCGCAGGGAAACTTGCAACCGACGCCCCCGCAGCCGGGAGCCGTGCCGTACAAAATCCGAATGGAGCACCATGCTGACCGCAGAAGAGACCCAGGACAAGGACCGCCCCCTCCGCGAGACTGTCCGGGACACCCTCCGCACCCGGATTTTCGAAGGACACTACGCTCCCGGCACGCGGTTGGTGGAACGCGACCTGGCAGCCGAATTCTCCGTATCCCGGCTGCCGGTGCGCGAGGCACTGCGCATGCTGCGCCAGGAAGGCCTCATCAGCGACCGCGGCGCACGCGGGGCAGAAGTCAGCAGCCTTAGCCCCAAGGACGTGGAGGACCTGTTCGACGTCCGCCAGTCCCTGGAGGTGTTGGCCTGCAGGCTCGCCGCCAAGCGGGCCACCAGGGACGACCTCTCCTACCTCAAGCGGCTGCTGGACAACGCGGAGGCGTTCCTGGCCAAGGGGGCGGTGATGGAGGCACACCGCGCCAACAGCGAATTCCATGACGCCATCACCGCCATCGCCGACAACAACTTCCTCAAGTCCGCCCTGGAACCCCTTCAGGGCCGCATGCACTGGCTGTTCCGGCACGTCAGCGACCTGCCCGAGCTCATCCGCGAACACCGCGAACTCTATGCCGCCATCGCCAGCGGCGATCCGGACAGGGCAGCCGCCCAGTCCGCCTCCCACATTGGAAAGTACCGGGACAAGTTCCCTGAGGACTTCCAGAAGACCGAACCAGAATTCCACCGGAAGAGAAAATGAAACTCCTGGTCATCAACCCCAACATCAGTGCAGATGTCACGGCGCTGATCGAATCCGAGGCGCTCCGATCCGCCTCCCACGGCACTGAACTGCTGGTCCGGACGGCCGCCCACGGCGTCGAATACATCGAGACCCGCTTCGAATCCCTCATCGCCGCCGGAGCGGTGGCCGAAATCATCGCCGAACACACCCGCCCCGGAGCAGACCCGGTGGATGCGGTGGTGGTGGCAGCCTTCGGGGATCCGGGCATGCCTGCCCTCAAGGAACTCGCGGACGTCCCCGTCATCGGCATCACCGAAGCGGCCCTGTGCGCAGCCGCCCTGCAGGGCCACCGTTTTTCCATCATCGCCATCTCAGACCGGATCAGGCCCTGGTACCGCGAGTGCGTGGAGCGGTTCGGCCTCTCCGGCCGGCTGGCTTCCATCCGCTCCATCAACGACTCCCTGACCAGCATCGCTTCCGTCCAGCAGGACTTCAGGGAAACCCTGCTGGCACTGGGCCGGCAGGCCGTGGCCGAGGACGGTGCCGACGTCGTGATCCTCGCCGGCGCCCCGCTGGCCGGGCTTGCCCGGGAACTCAACGGACAGATTCCCGTCCCCGTGGTTGACGGCATTTCCGCCGGCATCCGCATGGCCGAAGCCGTAGCTGCACTGCAGTCCGGAACCCACCGCGCCGGCGCCTTCGCCCCGCCCCCGGCCAAGGACCGCAAAGGCCTCTCCGGCAACCTGGACGCGGCCCTCGCCGCCCGCCAGGAGCACGCCGGCACCCCGCAGCCCGCCACCTAAACAGACTTCACCACTCCAAGGAGGACACCGATGTCCCACCAGCCAGACCTCGTCATAGCCAACGCCACCGTCGTCAACAGCACGGGCCGGCAGGAAGCCCACATTGTGGTGCACGAAGGAAAGATTGCCGCCCTCGTGGACGCCGCCCAACCCGCCCCGGCGGCCGGCCGCACCATCGACGCCACGGGCAAGCTCGCGATCCCCGGCGGCGTGGACGGACACTGCCACGTCGCGCAGGTGACCGGCCGCTTCCGCACCCTCGACGACTACCGCACCACCTCCACCGCAGCGCTGTGGGGCGGCACCACCACCATCATCGACTTCGGCATCCCCCGCGATGCCCAGGAAACCCCGCTCGCCGCCGTCCTGCACAAGAAGGAACTCGCCACCCAGTCACGCTGCGACGTGGCCCTGCACGGCGCCGTGGTCAGCTGGGACGAGACCGTGCCGTGGCAGCTGGAGCAGTTGGCCGCCGAGGGCGTGCGTTCGGTGAAGATGTACACCACCAACCGCGGCACCACCATGGCCGACGGCGACACCATCCTGAAGGTGATGCGCGAAATGGTGCGGCTGGACGGCCTGGCCTACATTCATGCCGAGCACGATCCCATCATCGCCGACTGCACCGAACAGCACGCCCAGGATGGCCGGATCGGCATCGAACACCTGCACCGGACCCGGCCCGAACTGGCCGAGGAGATCTCGGTCAAGGAAACCCTGGCGATGGCCGAATACACCGGCGCACCGGTCTATTTCGTCCACCAGTCCACGCCCGGCGCCGTCGACCTGGTATCGCAGGCACGGGAACGCGGGCTTGAGGCGTACTCCGAGACCTGCCCGCACTACGTCACACTGGACGACACCGTCTACGCCTCCACCTTCCCCGAGTGGTTCGCCTGCTGCCCGCCCATGCGCAGCGCGGAAACCGTGGCCGCCCTCAAGGAGCGGCTGGCGTCCGGCGCCATCCACACCATGTCCTCCGACCACTCCTGCTACGACCTGTCACAGAAGCGCGAGCGCACCGATGACGTGCGCGCCATGCCGCACGGACTGCCCGGCGTGGAAACCCGGATGCCCGTCACGTTCAG
This region of Arthrobacter sp. DNA4 genomic DNA includes:
- a CDS encoding aspartate/glutamate racemase family protein, giving the protein MKLLVINPNISADVTALIESEALRSASHGTELLVRTAAHGVEYIETRFESLIAAGAVAEIIAEHTRPGADPVDAVVVAAFGDPGMPALKELADVPVIGITEAALCAAALQGHRFSIIAISDRIRPWYRECVERFGLSGRLASIRSINDSLTSIASVQQDFRETLLALGRQAVAEDGADVVILAGAPLAGLARELNGQIPVPVVDGISAGIRMAEAVAALQSGTHRAGAFAPPPAKDRKGLSGNLDAALAARQEHAGTPQPAT
- a CDS encoding MFS transporter, whose translation is MSIPNTETTATSDEAAPQTAEQSGKGGTQRRTSVRWKMFLLLLVLVSVNYIDRGSISVALPIIQKEFNLAPELVGLLLSAFFWTYALMQVPVGWLIDKFGPRKVMTASCIGWGAATAASGMAGGFLSMFIARLGIGVTEAGVMPAGGKLNAIWMHKSERGRGATILDAGAPLGAGLGGIIIAGLIASTGSWRWSFVIAGAATVLMGLAVWWYVRDNPRQHRGVNDAEASYIEASHAAEDAEAAMDGSKGKRGLLPYLKFRSFWAMCLGWLGFNGVFYGLLTWGPLYLAQAKGFDLKTIGWSTLVIFGAGFVGEIIGGTIADKWRASGASANMVMRTLLGISSAIVVAGLVGVTVVPDATTAVVLLSVVLFFLRWVGLFWSIPSILGGRTNAGVLGGAMNLSGNISGFVTPIVVGLIVGATGSYTWALLYFVGSAVIMGASVLTLNYNKRLPV
- a CDS encoding GntR family transcriptional regulator, translated to MLTAEETQDKDRPLRETVRDTLRTRIFEGHYAPGTRLVERDLAAEFSVSRLPVREALRMLRQEGLISDRGARGAEVSSLSPKDVEDLFDVRQSLEVLACRLAAKRATRDDLSYLKRLLDNAEAFLAKGAVMEAHRANSEFHDAITAIADNNFLKSALEPLQGRMHWLFRHVSDLPELIREHRELYAAIASGDPDRAAAQSASHIGKYRDKFPEDFQKTEPEFHRKRK
- a CDS encoding amidohydrolase family protein, with amino-acid sequence MSHQPDLVIANATVVNSTGRQEAHIVVHEGKIAALVDAAQPAPAAGRTIDATGKLAIPGGVDGHCHVAQVTGRFRTLDDYRTTSTAALWGGTTTIIDFGIPRDAQETPLAAVLHKKELATQSRCDVALHGAVVSWDETVPWQLEQLAAEGVRSVKMYTTNRGTTMADGDTILKVMREMVRLDGLAYIHAEHDPIIADCTEQHAQDGRIGIEHLHRTRPELAEEISVKETLAMAEYTGAPVYFVHQSTPGAVDLVSQARERGLEAYSETCPHYVTLDDTVYASTFPEWFACCPPMRSAETVAALKERLASGAIHTMSSDHSCYDLSQKRERTDDVRAMPHGLPGVETRMPVTFSAMTSAGATVEQFVSAFAAEPARINAVPGKGRIAEGFDADLVVFDPAEERTVNGAALHMGTDFSPFDGKALTGWPAVVVSNGRVVLDAGGFHDPGAVGRFINRNGFRQHQSPAAEASHLPAAVL